One window from the genome of Acinetobacter lanii encodes:
- a CDS encoding D-alanine--D-alanine ligase: MSNASKFGKVAVLLGGKSAEREVSLDSGKAVLEALVRSGVNAEAFDPQERSVTELVQYDRAFIVLHGRGGEDGQIQGTLEWMNIPYTGTGVQGSAIGMDKVKTKQIWQGSELPTAPYRIVTQQTNVADVVEALDLPLIIKPVHEGSSVGMSKVEKAEDLAEAIAKATQHDAVVMAEKWITGREFTISFLNGQALPVIRLQPPADVAFYDYEAKYNRNDVEYGIPCGLTPEEEKQLQEVCTRAFQAVGASGWGRIDAMQDEQGNFWLLEVNTVPGMTSHSLVPKAAQAVGYSFDELCVAILEQTLAKDTH, translated from the coding sequence TCTGCTGAGCGTGAGGTTTCGTTAGATAGTGGTAAAGCGGTACTTGAAGCATTGGTACGTTCAGGGGTAAATGCAGAAGCATTTGATCCGCAAGAGCGCAGCGTTACAGAACTTGTTCAATATGATCGTGCATTCATCGTATTGCATGGTCGTGGTGGTGAAGATGGTCAAATTCAGGGCACCTTGGAGTGGATGAATATTCCCTACACCGGTACAGGTGTACAAGGCTCTGCGATTGGGATGGACAAAGTCAAAACCAAGCAAATTTGGCAAGGATCTGAATTACCGACAGCGCCGTATCGCATTGTGACGCAACAAACCAATGTCGCTGACGTGGTTGAAGCATTGGATTTACCCTTAATTATTAAACCTGTACATGAAGGCTCGAGTGTCGGCATGAGTAAGGTTGAAAAAGCCGAAGATTTAGCAGAAGCAATTGCCAAAGCAACTCAACATGATGCGGTGGTGATGGCTGAAAAGTGGATCACAGGTCGTGAATTTACCATTTCATTTTTAAATGGTCAGGCTTTACCGGTGATTCGTTTGCAACCCCCTGCAGACGTTGCTTTTTATGACTATGAAGCAAAATACAACCGCAATGATGTGGAATATGGTATTCCATGTGGTTTAACGCCTGAAGAAGAAAAACAATTACAGGAAGTATGTACCCGAGCATTCCAAGCGGTGGGTGCGAGTGGTTGGGGACGTATTGATGCCATGCAAGATGAACAAGGCAATTTCTGGTTGTTAGAGGTGAATACCGTGCCAGGCATGACCAGTCATTCTTTGGTGCCTAAGGCTGCACAAGCGGTGGGCTATAGTTTTGATGAATTATGTGTTGCCATTTTGGAACAAACCTTAGCAAAAGATACGCATTAA